A window from Theropithecus gelada isolate Dixy chromosome 1, Tgel_1.0, whole genome shotgun sequence encodes these proteins:
- the GPA33 gene encoding cell surface A33 antigen, protein MAASDRLGLGQRRSKTMVGKMWPVLWMLCAVGVTVNAITVETSQNVLRALHGKSVTLPCTYHTSTSSREGLIQWDKLLFTHTERVVIWQFLNKDYIYGELYKNRVNISSNVEQSDASITIDQLTMADNGTYECSVSLMSDLDGTTKSRVRLLVLLPPSKPECGIEGETIIGNDIQLTCQSKEGSPTPQYSWKRYDILNQEQPLAQPASGQPVSLKNISTDTSGYYICTSSNEAGIQFCNITVAVRSPSMNVALYVGIAVGVVGALIIIGIIIYCCCCQGKDNTEDKEDARPNRAAYEEPPEQLRELSRDGEEEDDDRQEEQRSTGRESPDDLGQ, encoded by the exons TCGGGGTGACCGTCAATGCCATCACTGTGGAAACTTCGCAGAATGTTCTTCGGGCTTTGCATGGAAAGAGTGTCACCCTGCCCTGCACCTACCACACTTCCACCTCCAGTCGAGAGGGACTTATTCAATGGGATAAACTTCTCTTCACTCATACG gAAAGAGTGGTCATCTGGCAGTTTTTAAACAAAGACTACATCTATGGTGAGCTTTATAAGAATCGTGTGAACATATCCAGCAATGTTGAGCAGTCCGATGCTTCCATCACCATTGATCAGCTGACCATGGCTGACAACGGCACCTACGAGTGCTCCGTCTCCCTGATGTCAGACCTGGACGGCACCACCAAGTCACGCGTCCGCCTCTTGGTCCTCC TGCCACCCTCCAAACCAGAATGCGGCATCGAGGGAGAGACCATAATTGGGAACGACATCCAGCTGACCTGCCAATCAAAGGAGGGCTCACCAACCCCTCAGTACAGCTGGAAGAGGTACGACATCCTGAATCAGGAGCAGCCCCTGGCCCAGCCAG CCTCAGGCCAGCCTGTCTCCCTGAAGAATATCTCCACAGACACATCAGGTTACTACATCTGTACCTCCAGCAATGAGGCGGGGATCCAGTTCTGCAACATCACAGTGGCCGTCAGATCTC CCTCCATGAACGTGGCCCTGTATGTGGGCATCGCGGTGGGTGTGGTTGGAGCCCTCATCATTATTGGCATCATCatctactgctgctgctgccagggGAAGGACAACACCGAAGACAAGGAGGATGCAAGGCC GAATCGGGCAGCCTATGAGGAGCCGCCAGAGCAGCTGAGAGAACTTTCcagagatggggaggaggaggacgacGACAGGCAAGAAGAGCAGAGGAGCACGGGGCGTGAATCCCCAGACGACCTCGGCCAGTGA